In one Melaminivora jejuensis genomic region, the following are encoded:
- a CDS encoding c-type cytochrome, whose protein sequence is MSRFRDPLAAAVIAVCLSTSVLAQDKFPGIGRTATPKEVAAWDIDVRPDFKGLPPGSGSVAAGQDIWEARCATCHGFFGEANSIFTPLVGGTSAEDVKTGRVATLKRADYPGRTSLMKVPTVSTLWDYIHRAMPWDKPKSLKTDEVYAVTAFLLNLAHVVPEDFTLSDKNIAEVQKRMPNRDGMTTAHALWPGKDFRDAQARPDVQAKACMSNCGPQPTITSRLPEHARNNHGNLREQNRTVGPQRGSDTTQPEGPLGSAAGPVKVVGNARKDSPNAAAIALTQKHACTACHNMEGKLVGPGFADIARKYPGKVDYLQSKIKSGGSGVWDETPMPPQELPEEDTRAMAAWLADGAAK, encoded by the coding sequence ATGTCCAGGTTTCGTGATCCGCTGGCGGCAGCGGTGATCGCCGTCTGCCTGAGTACGTCCGTGCTGGCGCAGGACAAATTTCCCGGCATTGGCCGCACGGCCACGCCCAAGGAGGTCGCCGCCTGGGACATCGACGTGCGGCCCGACTTCAAGGGCCTGCCGCCGGGCAGCGGCAGCGTGGCTGCCGGGCAGGACATCTGGGAGGCGCGCTGCGCCACCTGCCACGGCTTTTTCGGCGAGGCCAACTCCATCTTCACGCCCCTGGTGGGCGGCACCAGCGCCGAGGATGTCAAGACCGGCCGGGTGGCCACGCTCAAGCGCGCCGACTACCCCGGGCGCACCAGCCTGATGAAGGTGCCCACGGTGTCCACGCTGTGGGACTACATCCACCGTGCCATGCCCTGGGACAAGCCCAAGTCGCTCAAGACCGACGAGGTCTATGCCGTCACCGCCTTCTTGCTCAACCTGGCGCACGTCGTGCCCGAGGATTTCACCCTCTCGGACAAGAACATCGCCGAGGTGCAAAAGAGGATGCCCAACAGGGATGGCATGACTACGGCACACGCGCTGTGGCCCGGCAAGGATTTCAGGGATGCGCAGGCCAGGCCTGATGTGCAGGCCAAGGCCTGCATGAGCAACTGCGGGCCGCAGCCCACCATCACCTCGCGCCTGCCCGAGCACGCACGCAACAACCACGGCAACCTGCGCGAGCAAAACCGCACCGTGGGCCCGCAGCGTGGCTCCGATACCACGCAGCCCGAAGGGCCGTTGGGTTCCGCCGCCGGCCCGGTCAAGGTAGTGGGCAATGCCCGCAAGGACAGCCCGAACGCGGCAGCCATCGCGCTGACGCAAAAGCACGCCTGCACCGCCTGCCACAACATGGAGGGCAAGCTGGTCGGCCCGGGCTTTGCCGACATTGCCAGGAAATACCCCGGCAAAGTGGACTACCTGCAGTCCAAGATCAAATCCGGCGGCTCGGGCGTGTGGGACGAAACCCCTATGCCGCCGCAGGAGCTGCCGGAGGAAGATACCCGGGCCATGGCGGCCTGGCTGGCGGATGGGGCAGCCAAGTGA
- the soxY gene encoding thiosulfate oxidation carrier protein SoxY, which produces MQTRRHTLKQGAVVAGLLAGTGLFPQYALAFNKAAFDAKNLNDALKALGASGAPQASDAVTLTAPDIAENGAVVPLAIASTLPEVKQLVLLVEKNPNALVAAFKVSPEVEPSFATRTKMGESSDVYAVAITADGKAHYAKKEVKVTLGGCGG; this is translated from the coding sequence ATGCAAACACGCAGACACACTCTCAAGCAGGGCGCCGTGGTGGCCGGTCTGCTGGCCGGCACGGGCCTGTTCCCACAGTACGCCCTGGCCTTCAACAAGGCGGCGTTCGATGCCAAGAATCTCAATGACGCCCTCAAGGCATTGGGTGCCAGTGGTGCGCCCCAGGCCAGCGATGCCGTAACGCTGACGGCACCCGACATTGCCGAAAACGGCGCCGTCGTGCCGCTGGCCATTGCCAGCACCCTGCCCGAGGTCAAGCAGTTGGTGCTGTTGGTCGAGAAGAACCCCAATGCGCTGGTGGCCGCCTTCAAGGTCAGCCCGGAAGTCGAGCCCAGCTTCGCCACCCGCACCAAGATGGGCGAGTCGTCCGACGTGTATGCCGTGGCCATCACCGCCGACGGCAAGGCGCACTACGCCAAGAAGGAAGTCAAGGTCACCCTGGGCGGCTGCGGCGGCTGA
- the soxB gene encoding thiosulfohydrolase SoxB produces the protein MNLSKREFLQVLSAASVAGLGLGAYAQASAQTAAQGLYDIPAFGNVSFLHFTDCHAQLRPLYFREPSVNLGVGDMRARLPHLVGDELLKAAGVQPGTAMAHALTYLDFEQAAQRYGKVGGFAHLATLVKRLRASRPGALLVDGGDTWQGSGLALWTKGQDMVDACKLLGVDVMTGHFEFTLGMERVQEIVEKDFAGKIDFVAQNIKTTDFGDPVFKHYAMREINGVPCAVIGQAFPYTPIANPRWMVADWEFGIQDEHMQQVVDEARAKGAKVVVVLSHNGMDVDLKMASRVRGIDAILGGHTHDGMPVASVVKNAGGQTLVTNAGSNGKFLAVLDLQVKDGQVADYRYRLLPVFSNMLPADPEMDALITRMRAPYEAKLSEQLAVTEGLLYRRGNFNGTGDQLIVDALMEVQGADLAFSPGFRWGTTLLPGQAITREWVMDMTATTYSYATLTDMKGEMVKTVMEDVADNLFNPDPYYQQGGDMVRVGGLTYDFNPLESMGKRVSNMRLKGELIDPNKTYKVAGWAPVSEEAAKAGNPMVWDLVEQWLKGRGGKVTARQANMPRLTGAVPNPGLAG, from the coding sequence ATGAATCTCAGCAAACGCGAATTCCTGCAAGTCCTGAGTGCGGCCAGTGTGGCCGGCCTGGGCCTGGGCGCCTATGCCCAGGCCAGCGCCCAGACGGCCGCCCAGGGGCTGTACGACATCCCGGCCTTCGGCAACGTGTCGTTCCTGCACTTCACCGACTGCCACGCGCAGCTCAGGCCGCTGTACTTTCGCGAACCCAGCGTCAACCTGGGGGTGGGCGACATGCGCGCTCGCCTGCCGCACCTGGTGGGCGACGAGCTGCTCAAGGCTGCGGGCGTGCAGCCGGGCACGGCCATGGCGCACGCGCTGACCTATCTGGACTTCGAGCAGGCCGCGCAGCGCTACGGCAAGGTGGGCGGCTTCGCGCACCTGGCCACGCTGGTCAAGCGCCTGCGCGCCAGCCGCCCCGGCGCCCTGCTGGTCGATGGCGGCGACACCTGGCAGGGCAGCGGCCTGGCGCTGTGGACTAAGGGGCAGGACATGGTGGATGCCTGCAAACTGCTGGGCGTGGATGTCATGACCGGGCACTTCGAGTTCACCCTGGGCATGGAGCGCGTCCAGGAGATTGTCGAGAAGGACTTTGCCGGCAAGATCGACTTCGTCGCGCAGAACATCAAGACCACCGATTTCGGCGATCCGGTGTTCAAGCACTACGCCATGCGCGAGATCAATGGTGTGCCCTGCGCCGTGATCGGCCAGGCCTTTCCCTACACCCCGATCGCCAATCCGCGCTGGATGGTCGCCGACTGGGAGTTCGGCATCCAGGACGAGCACATGCAGCAGGTGGTGGACGAGGCGCGCGCCAAGGGGGCCAAGGTCGTGGTCGTGCTCAGCCACAACGGCATGGACGTGGATCTGAAGATGGCCAGCCGCGTGCGCGGCATCGATGCCATCCTGGGCGGGCACACGCACGACGGGATGCCGGTGGCCAGCGTCGTGAAGAATGCCGGCGGACAGACGCTGGTGACCAATGCCGGCAGCAACGGCAAGTTCCTGGCGGTGCTGGATCTGCAGGTCAAGGACGGCCAGGTGGCGGACTATCGCTACAGGCTGCTGCCGGTGTTTTCCAACATGCTGCCGGCAGACCCGGAGATGGACGCGCTCATCACCCGGATGCGCGCGCCGTACGAGGCCAAGCTGTCCGAGCAGCTCGCCGTCACCGAGGGCCTGCTGTACCGCCGGGGCAACTTCAACGGCACGGGCGACCAGCTCATCGTCGATGCGCTGATGGAGGTGCAGGGCGCCGATCTGGCCTTCTCGCCGGGTTTCCGCTGGGGCACGACGCTGCTGCCCGGCCAGGCCATCACGCGCGAATGGGTCATGGACATGACCGCCACCACCTACAGCTACGCCACGCTGACCGACATGAAGGGCGAGATGGTCAAGACCGTCATGGAGGACGTGGCGGACAACCTGTTCAACCCCGACCCCTACTACCAGCAGGGCGGCGACATGGTGCGCGTGGGCGGCCTGACCTATGACTTCAACCCGCTCGAAAGCATGGGCAAGCGCGTGTCCAACATGCGCCTCAAGGGCGAGCTGATCGACCCGAACAAGACCTATAAGGTGGCCGGCTGGGCGCCGGTGTCTGAGGAAGCCGCCAAGGCCGGCAACCCCATGGTCTGGGATCTGGTCGAGCAGTGGCTCAAGGGCCGGGGCGGCAAGGTGACGGCGCGCCAGGCCAACATGCCGCGCCTGACCGGCGCCGTGCCCAACCCGGGACTGGCGGGCTGA
- the soxZ gene encoding thiosulfate oxidation carrier complex protein SoxZ, with the protein MADPMRIRAQAQGDKTTVRVLMSHEMESGQRKDASGNLVPAWHIQEVTAKLNDKEVFSCEWGPAVSKNPFLQFVVKGAKAGDKISVTWKDNKGESRTDTATVS; encoded by the coding sequence ATGGCAGATCCGATGCGCATCCGCGCCCAGGCGCAGGGCGACAAGACCACCGTGCGTGTGCTGATGAGCCACGAGATGGAATCCGGCCAGCGCAAGGACGCGTCCGGCAACCTGGTGCCGGCCTGGCACATCCAGGAAGTGACCGCCAAGCTCAACGACAAGGAGGTTTTCTCCTGCGAATGGGGGCCGGCAGTCTCCAAGAACCCTTTTTTGCAGTTCGTGGTCAAGGGCGCCAAGGCCGGCGACAAGATCAGCGTGACCTGGAAGGACAACAAGGGCGAGAGCCGCACCGACACCGCCACGGTGTCCTGA
- the soxX gene encoding sulfur oxidation c-type cytochrome SoxX, whose amino-acid sequence MNKHISCGARVALPLLAAAALAGCAGGSGGAGTPSAAEIDALTQKIVQESFHDKGIVKVQQAFAEDETLRACNAADVSGQPLDEATAKRIEALNMQTIKWPADGKYLGDWKAGEALAQSGRGMTWTDKAGTPNGGNCYNCHQIDKKEISFGTIGPSLYNYGKLRGVKDPNAAESREMVRYTWGKIWNSKAYSACSNMPRAGHKGILTEKQVADIVALLLDPASPVNQ is encoded by the coding sequence ATGAACAAGCACATTTCCTGCGGCGCCCGCGTGGCCCTGCCGCTGCTGGCTGCTGCCGCCCTGGCTGGCTGTGCCGGAGGCTCCGGTGGCGCCGGCACGCCATCGGCTGCCGAGATCGACGCGCTGACGCAGAAAATCGTCCAGGAATCCTTTCACGACAAGGGCATCGTCAAGGTGCAGCAGGCCTTTGCCGAGGATGAGACGCTGCGCGCCTGCAATGCCGCCGACGTGTCCGGCCAGCCGCTGGACGAGGCCACCGCCAAGCGCATCGAGGCGCTCAACATGCAGACCATCAAGTGGCCTGCCGATGGCAAGTACCTGGGCGACTGGAAAGCCGGCGAGGCGCTGGCGCAAAGTGGCCGAGGCATGACCTGGACGGACAAGGCGGGCACGCCCAATGGCGGCAATTGCTACAACTGCCACCAGATCGACAAGAAGGAAATCTCCTTCGGCACCATCGGCCCCAGTCTGTACAACTACGGCAAGCTGCGTGGCGTGAAAGACCCGAATGCCGCCGAGTCGCGCGAGATGGTGCGCTACACCTGGGGCAAGATCTGGAACAGCAAGGCCTATTCGGCCTGCTCCAACATGCCGCGTGCCGGCCACAAGGGCATCCTGACGGAAAAGCAGGTTGCCGACATCGTGGCCCTGCTGCTCGACCCCGCCTCTCCCGTCAACCAGTAA